In Sulfuracidifex metallicus DSM 6482 = JCM 9184, a single window of DNA contains:
- a CDS encoding rubrerythrin, translating to MGGAKIRFRPKMVSETQKVTELLGKFAVTEDKAHTDEYNRVAMAAKAEGHADVEAMLCAYAAQEKEIADSARKVTELLGKFAVTEDKAHTDEYNRVAMAAKAEGHADVEAMLCAYAAQEKEIADSARKVTELLGKFAVTEDKAHTDEYNRVAMAAKAEGHADVEAMLCAYAAQEKEIADSARKVAGA from the coding sequence TTGGGAGGAGCTAAGATTAGATTCAGACCCAAAATGGTATCCGAAACCCAAAAAGTAACCGAGCTATTAGGAAAGTTCGCAGTAACAGAGGATAAGGCACACACAGATGAGTACAACAGAGTTGCAATGGCAGCTAAGGCTGAAGGACATGCTGACGTAGAAGCTATGCTGTGTGCATACGCTGCTCAGGAGAAGGAAATAGCTGACAGCGCTAGGAAAGTAACCGAGCTATTAGGAAAGTTCGCAGTAACAGAGGATAAGGCACACACAGATGAGTACAACAGAGTTGCAATGGCAGCTAAGGCTGAAGGACATGCTGACGTAGAAGCTATGCTGTGTGCATACGCTGCTCAGGAGAAGGAAATAGCTGACAGCGCTAGGAAAGTAACCGAGCTATTAGGAAAGTTCGCAGTAACAGAGGATAAGGCACACACAGATGAGTACAACAGAGTTGCAATGGCAGCTAAGGCTGAAGGACATGCTGACGTAGAAGCTATGCTGTGTGCATACGCTGCTCAGGAGAAGGAAATAGCTGACAGCGCTAGGAAAGTAGCTGGCGCTTAA
- the mre11 gene encoding DNA double-strand break repair protein Mre11 yields the protein MQLLHISDTHLGKRQYGLEERESDVYETFSNLIDLAIEERVKAVIHTGDLFDQPNPPNNAIYHALTEIKRLTEKGIMFLNIPGDHDTPKRNGEKYPQKILEIAGLKLLNDSSVTLEDRVKVKIIGFKHTPTLIAEGLKDKLRNTKPEAGAKNVIMLHQGIKQILPYAYSWQISQGDLPSGFDYYALGHFHTRMLQKFGNGMLGIAGSPEIIREEEIEGYEKKGKGAFLVDLSKDVNVQPINLDIRHQEVIAIDTDNFQQEINKIIDKMKSLNNKKKPILHLEINGKPSKQMLEYMNRLQSVVLHYRIIKYNVSETEDKLNVKVENTTTVNELIREFLTKRGYSKEDADLLIEVINDVENEEKVNKTIKKIVGLVD from the coding sequence ATGCAGCTACTTCATATATCTGATACACATCTAGGAAAAAGGCAGTACGGATTAGAGGAAAGGGAAAGTGACGTCTATGAGACGTTTAGCAATCTCATAGATCTCGCGATAGAAGAAAGAGTTAAGGCGGTCATTCATACAGGCGACTTATTCGATCAACCAAATCCTCCAAATAATGCAATATATCATGCATTAACTGAAATTAAAAGATTAACTGAAAAAGGAATAATGTTCTTAAATATACCAGGGGATCACGACACTCCGAAAAGGAACGGAGAGAAATATCCACAAAAAATATTGGAAATAGCTGGTCTAAAGCTTCTCAATGATTCTTCTGTAACGCTAGAGGACCGCGTGAAGGTAAAGATTATTGGTTTTAAACATACGCCTACTTTGATAGCCGAAGGGTTAAAGGATAAATTGAGGAACACTAAACCTGAGGCTGGAGCGAAAAACGTGATAATGTTACATCAAGGAATAAAACAAATATTACCTTACGCTTATTCTTGGCAGATTTCCCAAGGGGATCTGCCCTCAGGATTTGACTATTATGCGTTGGGTCACTTTCATACGAGAATGCTCCAAAAGTTCGGAAATGGAATGTTAGGCATTGCTGGATCTCCAGAGATTATAAGAGAGGAGGAAATTGAGGGATATGAGAAGAAAGGAAAAGGAGCCTTCTTGGTAGATTTATCGAAAGACGTTAATGTGCAACCAATCAACCTAGACATAAGACATCAGGAAGTAATTGCTATTGATACCGACAACTTCCAACAGGAAATAAACAAAATCATAGATAAGATGAAATCCCTAAATAACAAAAAGAAGCCTATCCTTCACCTTGAGATTAACGGAAAGCCTTCAAAACAGATGTTAGAATACATGAATAGACTTCAAAGCGTAGTCCTTCACTATAGAATTATAAAGTACAACGTATCTGAAACGGAAGATAAGCTAAATGTAAAGGTTGAAAATACTACCACCGTCAATGAGCTTATTAGAGAATTCTTAACTAAACGTGGTTACTCTAAGGAAGATGCAGATCTACTTATTGAAGTAATCAATGACGTTGAAAATGAAGAGAAGGTGAACAAAACCATCAAGAAAATTGTAGGTTTAGTGGATTGA
- a CDS encoding peroxiredoxin, producing the protein MEIGQEAPDFEAESSKGNVKLSSYRGKKVILYFYPKSFTPGCTREMERFSEIYDQIKENNAEVIGVSVDSISTQKKFAEKYGNKFPVVSDKEKRICEVYGVLNEKGTSAQRITFIIDEKGKIIEILKKLKKAEEHADKALEIIKTKR; encoded by the coding sequence ATGGAGATTGGTCAAGAAGCTCCAGATTTCGAAGCCGAATCCTCTAAAGGTAACGTGAAACTTTCCTCTTACAGGGGAAAGAAAGTGATACTTTACTTTTACCCTAAGTCGTTTACCCCAGGCTGTACTAGGGAAATGGAGAGATTCAGTGAAATCTATGACCAAATCAAGGAAAACAACGCCGAAGTCATAGGCGTGAGTGTAGATTCCATTTCCACTCAAAAGAAATTCGCCGAAAAGTATGGCAATAAGTTTCCAGTTGTCTCTGATAAGGAAAAAAGAATTTGTGAGGTATATGGCGTTCTAAATGAAAAAGGAACTAGTGCACAGAGAATAACTTTCATTATAGATGAAAAAGGTAAAATAATAGAGATTCTAAAGAAGTTGAAGAAAGCTGAAGAACACGCGGATAAGGCCCTTGAGATTATAAAGACAAAGAGATAG
- the ppcA gene encoding phosphoenolpyruvate carboxylase, which translates to MRLIPRTMSTQHPDNARVPEWSRGEAIEGEDEVTEAFLAFSNYNVQEVMWDAEGKDVDTHVIRKLFSRYPEYFKKRQIGVDVFVTYRLPNPRIEGADRKVFAETLESIPNNFDIAEKFYGKNAIPVFEVILPFTTESIELIGVAKYYEKVVAGKQDVRLWDELYVRDLVGEIQPKTVEVIPLIEDKDSLMKADEIVGGYVKAIKPAYVRVFLARSDPAMNYGMLSAVLSAKVALSKLSKLSRTLNIKVFPIIGVGSLPFRGNMNPENYKNVMEEYKGVYTFTIQSAYKYDYPPDVVEKSVSDINNSPILEPVELDSDVEMSLKNVADNFTVSYQAVIEPLAGVVNQVASLMPRRRARKLHIGLFGYSRSTGKVTLPRAISFTGAFYSIGIPPEIIGISSLSSMKDADVENVFSQYKFIKDDLKRALKYFNWESLDLLKDAWKIDEKVTAQIKKDAEYAENNLGIKVGEDNSYEFKKHRLLSSMFLLSVKEGENAEAKRFLYEMALVRKSLG; encoded by the coding sequence ATGAGACTCATTCCTAGAACTATGTCAACACAGCATCCTGACAACGCCAGAGTACCAGAGTGGAGCAGAGGAGAGGCAATTGAGGGAGAGGATGAGGTAACTGAAGCTTTTCTAGCGTTTAGTAACTACAACGTTCAGGAGGTGATGTGGGACGCTGAAGGTAAGGACGTAGATACCCACGTAATAAGAAAGCTTTTTTCACGATATCCAGAATATTTCAAGAAGAGGCAAATTGGAGTTGACGTCTTTGTTACATACAGACTCCCAAATCCTAGAATAGAGGGTGCTGACAGAAAAGTATTCGCGGAAACATTGGAGAGCATACCGAATAATTTCGATATAGCTGAGAAATTCTACGGAAAGAACGCTATTCCAGTGTTTGAAGTTATTCTTCCTTTCACCACAGAGTCCATAGAGTTGATTGGAGTAGCAAAGTATTATGAAAAGGTGGTTGCCGGGAAACAAGACGTAAGACTTTGGGACGAGTTATACGTCAGAGATCTAGTGGGTGAGATACAACCTAAGACGGTTGAAGTGATTCCGTTAATAGAGGACAAAGATTCCCTAATGAAAGCAGACGAGATTGTAGGTGGTTACGTTAAAGCCATTAAGCCGGCCTACGTAAGGGTCTTTCTAGCTAGATCCGATCCAGCTATGAATTACGGTATGCTATCAGCTGTACTATCTGCAAAAGTCGCTTTAAGTAAGCTAAGCAAATTATCCAGAACCCTTAACATTAAAGTATTTCCTATAATTGGAGTGGGTTCACTTCCCTTCAGAGGAAACATGAATCCAGAAAACTACAAAAACGTAATGGAGGAATACAAAGGAGTATATACATTCACAATACAGTCGGCCTACAAGTATGATTATCCTCCGGACGTTGTTGAAAAGTCCGTATCCGATATAAATAATTCTCCAATTTTGGAGCCAGTGGAGTTAGACTCAGACGTCGAGATGTCGCTTAAGAATGTAGCTGACAACTTCACTGTATCGTATCAAGCGGTAATAGAGCCCTTGGCAGGAGTAGTGAATCAAGTTGCATCTTTGATGCCCAGACGTAGAGCTAGAAAACTTCATATAGGACTCTTTGGATACTCTAGGAGCACGGGTAAGGTAACTCTACCTAGAGCAATATCCTTTACTGGAGCATTTTACTCCATAGGGATACCTCCAGAAATAATAGGTATATCGTCACTGTCATCTATGAAGGACGCAGATGTGGAAAACGTATTTTCTCAATATAAGTTCATAAAGGATGATCTTAAACGAGCATTAAAGTACTTCAACTGGGAATCATTGGATTTACTGAAAGATGCATGGAAGATAGATGAAAAAGTGACCGCCCAAATTAAGAAGGATGCAGAATACGCAGAGAATAACCTTGGAATCAAAGTAGGCGAGGATAATTCATATGAATTTAAGAAACATAGGTTACTTAGCAGCATGTTTCTCCTTTCAGTAAAGGAGGGGGAAAACGCTGAGGCTAAACGCTT
- a CDS encoding NAD(P)H-hydrate dehydratase, whose amino-acid sequence MISSKEMRILEINSEALGIPTLLLMENAGSSVVDEIKKRINLSGKKAVIFAGHGGKGGDGLVVARHLAEEGVEVEVILLGENKHKDAVVNLNAIIDMDYSVKIRNLNGDQIKPVEADILVDAMLGTGLKGEPREPFKSAIQAFNDSKGFKISIDLPSGYDADKGCVNEVFVRADLVVTFHDIKRGLANLNNIVVRKIGIPLEASIYVGPGDVLLNMPKRDPRSKKGDNGRVAVIGGSHQFSGAPYFSSMAALKTGVDLVYAVVPESISRVISERSPDLIVIETKGNDFSKSNLDDIKEIIKRVDSVVVGPGMGTSQETREFSKEIVKLLMDMNKHTVLDADALKASAGMRLNKNFVITPHAGEFEIFSGVKPSPSIKERIKQVIEISNKYNVNILLKGFVDVASEGITFKLNKTGNPAMTVGGTGDVLTGIIAGLMARKVNPFMSSYMGAFINGIAGSIVYERLGEHLKASEIIEAIPDAMNDPLSNFQKRTYRRILE is encoded by the coding sequence ATGATTTCATCAAAGGAAATGAGAATTTTGGAAATAAATAGTGAGGCACTTGGAATACCTACTTTATTGCTTATGGAGAACGCTGGTTCATCTGTAGTAGATGAAATAAAGAAGAGGATAAATTTATCCGGGAAAAAGGCAGTGATTTTTGCCGGTCATGGAGGAAAGGGAGGTGACGGTCTAGTCGTTGCAAGACACTTAGCAGAAGAGGGAGTAGAAGTAGAGGTTATTCTCTTGGGTGAAAACAAACATAAGGATGCCGTAGTTAATTTGAACGCTATAATTGATATGGACTATTCAGTAAAAATTAGAAATTTAAATGGAGATCAGATAAAGCCCGTTGAAGCAGATATCCTAGTAGATGCGATGCTTGGAACCGGTCTAAAAGGTGAACCCAGAGAACCCTTCAAGAGTGCAATACAAGCTTTCAATGATAGCAAGGGATTTAAAATATCTATAGATCTCCCATCAGGCTACGACGCTGATAAGGGCTGCGTAAACGAGGTTTTCGTTAGGGCTGACCTAGTTGTAACTTTTCACGATATCAAGAGGGGTTTAGCTAACTTAAATAACATAGTAGTAAGAAAAATTGGAATACCGCTTGAAGCTTCAATATACGTGGGCCCAGGAGACGTTTTACTTAATATGCCAAAAAGAGATCCTAGATCTAAAAAGGGAGATAACGGGAGGGTAGCGGTAATTGGTGGAAGCCATCAGTTCTCTGGCGCTCCATACTTTTCGTCTATGGCCGCCCTTAAAACTGGAGTAGATCTTGTATATGCTGTGGTTCCAGAGTCAATTTCAAGAGTAATCTCTGAAAGGTCCCCTGACTTGATAGTAATTGAAACAAAGGGAAATGATTTCTCCAAATCAAATTTAGATGATATTAAGGAGATAATAAAAAGGGTTGATTCAGTAGTGGTGGGTCCAGGGATGGGTACTTCTCAAGAAACAAGAGAGTTTTCCAAAGAAATAGTTAAGCTATTAATGGATATGAACAAACATACTGTGCTAGACGCGGATGCACTCAAGGCGTCTGCAGGAATGAGGCTAAACAAGAATTTCGTGATCACGCCTCATGCAGGTGAGTTCGAAATTTTCTCAGGAGTTAAACCATCGCCCTCAATTAAGGAAAGGATAAAACAAGTGATCGAGATATCAAACAAATATAACGTTAACATATTACTTAAGGGTTTCGTAGACGTTGCTAGTGAAGGAATTACGTTTAAACTGAATAAAACGGGGAATCCTGCTATGACTGTCGGAGGTACAGGAGACGTTTTAACCGGCATAATAGCAGGGCTGATGGCAAGAAAGGTAAATCCTTTTATGTCGTCATATATGGGTGCATTCATTAACGGAATTGCAGGTTCCATCGTTTATGAAAGGCTTGGAGAACACCTTAAAGCCTCAGAGATTATCGAAGCTATACCAGATGCTATGAACGACCCATTAAGTAATTTTCAAAAAAGGACCTACAGAAGAATTCTAGAGTGA